The stretch of DNA AATTAGTTGATGAAGGATTATGCATCTATCAATGCCTATATGATGAATATATATGATTGTTATACCCTTAATACCAGAGATTTGGCTTACAGAACGCCTCGTATATGTGTATCTAGATATGCCTACTAATAGCACCGGAAATCATTTCTTTTAGGGCTACCAAACATGTTTTGATGTAAATGAAGAGGATGTCATACTTAACTCTCCCTGTCTAACTATAGCTTAGATAGCTTCAGAGTCGAGGACTTGGCATATTTGTTAGTGTATAACCACCTCTACGATTTGGTCATCCAAATATAACAACATTGGTTGATCTAGTCAGCCGCCTACTGCCTAGTAATGAGGCTTAAACACTCATTTGTTAATCTTTGATTAATTACACCCCTCACAAAGAATATAACGACCTTGGTTGATCTAGTCAGCCTACTGCCTAGTATATAAAacctaaacaaatgattgggacagagAGACTCGATCACATCACATCAGTTTAAAGTGATTAACCAGCAATACAAGGTTTTTGAAAGGAAGACTCGTCCTGAAAGTTCTTTTGGCTTGGATATACTATATGTTTCTGCTTGAGCATTCCTCCATCGAGCATCAATGTGTAAAAACCTACATTGACATTGCTGCTTTCTTCTCTTCGGCTTCTGCAGACTTTCAATGGACGCACAGAACATGGCTCTCATGACGGCCTCTTCAAATGTTATTTTCATGTCTAGTATTCTTGGCCAGGATGGACCAAACCCTGGTCACAAGTGTGATTGGAAATGTGAGAACGAGCATGTTTGCGGAAACATGTACCGCTGCAGGCTAACTGGCCTGACTCACATATGTGACAAAAACTGCAACCAGAGAATTCTGTATGATAATCACAGCTCTTTCTGCAGAGTCAGTGGACAGGTCTTCCCCCTCACACCAGTGGAAGAGCAAGCTGTTAGAGGTGTGCGTAGGAAGCTCGAACCTGAGGCTTGCCCCAATGAAGGCTGCTCTTTCAAGCGTCGCCGTAGTTCAGCTATacatccttctccttttgagagATCATTTTCTGCTGTCAACCCTATCTGCAGTCCAGCTGGAGATGGCATGGACTTGAACTAGATCACTAGATAGATTCTGTTTCTCTAACCTTTTAGTGCTTATGACTTCTACATTTGGTGAACTATGTGAGACTTTCTTGTTGCGGAACCTAATGCGCCCCTTATGTGTGGCTGAAGACTCTTATTATTTCTAAATTAGTGGATATGTAGAAGAATTAAGACTTCATCTACTTGAGTATTTCTATATTGCCTTGCTGGTCATAAGCAGTAGTTTCGGTTGAGATTATTTGGTAGAAGGCATACCTTGTTAAAGTGTCGATTATTGATAATAATGTAGATTGCTCTTTTTGTCTGATGTCTGGATGTTGGCAGGAATATCTCTCTAGTCTGTAAAGCAATTTTATGCTATGGATACTATGTCCTCTTGTTGCAGTGTGTGGAACCTTCTCTTCAGATTAGTGGAGGATATCTCCTCCTTCCTCCTTCCTTGGGGGAGTAAAAAAGGGAAAATGAGAAACGGAGAGAGAGTGAGCAAACTATATTGGGATGATTGTGTTCCTGATTCATGACTGTTGAAAGTTTTAGTTCATCTCTTCAAATCTATTCTATTATTGTTACTATATTTGACATTTGACTTGTACTATTCTTTGGTGCTAATTTTTGCAGGTTTAAACTACTTTCCTATCTGAGAGTTCGCTTCTGCTTATTGTTGCTACTGTACAGCTTACTAAACTCGTTTTGAGTTGTGACTGAAATGCTGCACAGACTAATTTATCTTCATTGTTTTGACAGGAATCCAGAAAAGCAGTCAACTATGGTGTTGCATAAAGGTGTCCTAAGTAGTGCGAAAAGATTTCTGAAGCTGACGACTTGATACGTTATTGATATCCCTGCCTCTGCTATTAGTAAGATGAATGTATCTGAGGCCTGAGCAGCTTGTATCCTGTTCTAGAATCTAAACTGATTGAAACTGCCGTGTTTGAGAGCCAAAAGACTTTTGGTTGTTGACTCCCTTTCTCGACGCAGGCGAACCCACCGACAGATTGGCAAAAGCAGCGGCCGCGAAAAAAGTCCTAGAAATGGTGGTTCATTCTATTGTAGTGTAGTTCGGTCCTCGTCACCTACAACTATTTCTAGTTTTTGTCAAACCTTTTAGTGCAAGTAATCCTCAGGTTGTGAACTTGTCATGTAAAATGGTGGTTCATTAATTTATGTCACATTGACATGTTTTATTGACACATGGTTTGTGTCCCAGAAATTTATTGTGTTCGAGTCCACTGGTTCAATATTTATGCAACTTTTATTTGCTTGGCTTAAGAGCTGGTTTAGGAGAAAAGCTTGGCTTTACGGTTATTTTCCTAGACGTGGATCCAAGCAAGAAGTGAATGAAAACTTATGATGTTATCTGCTAGAAAAGGAAAGCACTCCCAAGGGCCGGCTAGCGGCAACTGTTTGTTTGAAAAGGATAAAAGTGAATGGGGAATATACTTTGGAGTACTGAGGACGTCTTCGTCTATGTCTTCCTCTATGTCACTATGTTTTAAGACTTGAGATTATGGAATCTGGTTGTACATCAAGTCTCACGTTCAAATTCTGCATATGGACTAGCCTTATTATAAAATCAAGCTAATGTTTAGAGTTGTATATTAGGTCTCACATTTGAGTTCCGCTTATCGGCTTATGGACTAGCCTCATTATGTATGTATCAAGCTACAGTATTCAGAGTTGTGATGCTGTTACTGCCTTATTGCTAACTGAAATGGTCTGATTCCGCCACCATAAATTAGCTTTCCTAATCCTGCCTATTCGGAGTTGGGCACTGTGCAAAATGGCAAGATTGGCTTCCCTGTTTGTATCCGAGTCACGTTTTTACATTGCCATCATTGAGCAGCCAAACCACAAACAATTTATAGAAAGGGAAGCCTTTTTAATTGAGcatccaaaataaaaataaaaatatcacAAAGCCAAAACAAAGACAAGCTAGGCAGTAACTGTAGCAGAGCAACGCACGGCTAGGTACAGTATTTGACTATTTGGTTTCATTAAGCTATAGCTATATACTCCGTGTTGAGAACTGGTATGGGCGCTTACAGATTATATCTCTCAATTCTTGTGAAGGATAGAGAATCGAAGATAAACATAACATAATTGACATCCATTATATCCATCACTCAAGTGGACAGCAGAATGACTAAATCAAATCAACACGCTGTCTTAATGTACTGACTTAACAACTAATTATCTCATCGGTTACACTCGATAATATCGACTACAATTACTGGGTTTGCCTCCACCTATTATGTTTCAAATGACCTCCTGCACTTCTATACTCTGTGTTAGTATCATGTTCAATCTATGATATCAGAAATTAAACAATGGAGCGGAAAAGATAAATATCCTACTGTCTTCGTTGAATCAAGTAAATTTTCGTTAGGTCTGGCTTCTGGGTAGGTGCATACTGGGGCATTCTATTAGATAAGTGGAAAAATCACCGCTCATATTCTACTTCTTCGCCTTGCTTTTCTTAGTTGCCTGAGGTTTCCTTTTCTTTGGCAGCTGCTTGCCTCCTCcagtttttcctttcttttgtgTTCCACCCTTCATTTTGTATCACTTTAATAAGATTGATGACATGCTAATATACAATGTATAACTACTAATAAGAGGTCAACGCATACcgcttttttctcctgttttcctTTAGGTTTTTTGCCAGTCTGCTCCTCAGCCCCTTCATTCTGATCAGCTTTAACATCTTTGGGCACTTTATCAGTTTCATCCTCGGAGTCAAAGGAGAATCCCTCCAAAGTTCCTATTCAAATATGCAATACAGAGAAAAGGAGATCAGCAACACTTACATTTTGCCGAATAAAAGAGAGTGAGTTGAATTCAAAGGAGGCCTAACCTTCAACCATGGTCTCAGCATCATAAACATTTGACTGCGCTTTCAGCTGAACAAAATCATTCATGATGGCCTCTATCTGTTCAAGGTACACAGTGAACTACTTCAACAACCCATGATCACAGGAAGTCCATCGGTATTTTGACCAAAATGCAATAGTTAACATTTCTATTGTTGATAAATGGTGAAGCTACCATACCTTAGCTTCTGACTGACCAACGCTAACCTGAAGGAGAAAAGTTCAAACTCACAAAAATCAACCTTCTTGCAATGGAAACATTTTATTTATGTAGTAGATAAATAAATCTCAGCTTTATGTTTCCGTTTGACAGTAATCACAATTGCATGACTTATGTCACTACGATAATGATACATATCAGAATAAAGATGCTAGATGAAGAGACCACGTACCACACAGAAAGTCCTTGATGGAACTATCGTAGTTCTGTATATGGTTCCTGAAATTAGAGACAGAAAGCGAGGAAAAATGAGTAGAAATGAAACATCAGAAGCACGGATTGTCCAGAAGATCAGCTATCATGGAATAATAGCACAATCTTTTACATAACAAACCTTTTAAGTCTAAAAACATTTCAGGTTCTCCAGAAGAAGTATCTGGAATAATTACCCTCCCGACAGCACCCATGTCACCACTCAAATCAATTGATTCACCTTCACACTCAACAAGGACCTGCAAAAACATGTACTGCTTATGAAAAGATTGCGTCAAAGGTAAGCACATGTATGACATGGTCTTTTGCCTCCACGTGTTGAATCCTTCTCAAGAAAAAGATGAGGGGGGATTGAGCCTAGTATTACATTGACATGGGTTGTCCGAGATACAGCAGAGAATTGAAACGACAGTAAACAATGGCTTTCACTGACCTACCTTACAGCGAGAAACTTTCTCAGGGAGTAGCAGCGCCAATGTAGATGAGCTAACCTGCAATTAGCATCACATCAACTTGCAAACTCTAACAATGTGGATAGTATAGAAATAAAACAATACCCACGCGAGATTCAATATGCTTCTCAGGTAATCCTTCCTCAACAGCATCAACATCACCTACTTCCCCTATTGACAATCGACGTGGTAAGATACCAGAATGATCAACAATAACAATTCAGAGGGGAAAAGTATACTAAAATCTCTTCCTTGTGACACTGAGGAACATGGGTGGCTGCCTAATTTTTCACAACATTTTCATGCTTCAATAAAATGGAGTAATATATACCTAAAACTTCATTATCTTCCATTTTAAAAGGCTCTTTTGCTTGATTATTGTCTGCAGATTCAACATCTTGAACCTCCAGCCTTTTCAGCGGAGATTTTCTCTTCTTGACCACTTTGGACGTAGAAGCCTCATTAACCTTTTGCTCTTCTTCTTTCATTAATTCTGATTATTTAGGAGTAGGTGATATTTCATCAGCTTTTTATTCTCTACACACAATATCTAGATAAGTAAGACTTAAGGAGTTTAAACAAAGATGAAAATTGTTAACAGATTGGTCTGGTGTCTTTAAAAGCACAGCTAGTTTTGAAGAAAATTGCACCTTCTACTTTCACAGGACTGCTTATTTTCTTCTTCCTCTTAGGTTTAACCTGGTCCAGTTTCAGCTGCTTTTTAGGGGGTTTTTCCTTTTCGGTTATCTTGGATGCTGCCACGTCTTCATCATGTATACCTTCCTCTCCTATGGCAGTATCAGTGTCAGACTCAGAATCTGATGACAGCGCCCAAACTGAATGATCCTGTGCCTGTCAAATCAAGAACGGAAATGGTGATCACTGTCATAGTCCTCAAAGTTAACGCTAACTTTAAGCTAAAAGACTGTGTGGCAAAACGCGGCAGGCGCCTTGATCTTTCTTTGTCTCGAACCCCCAGGCTTTTTCATAGGAACTGCTGTTAGACACATGAGGGAAGTCCGAAACTAATTCTAGAACTTAAGGATACAGATAGCAGGCTTGATGTGAGGTTACCGGAGTTCCGGTTGGCTTATCCAAAGATTCTTCGCACTTAAGATCATCGTCAACTTTAGTCCCTGTACGGTATGAGTGAGTGTAAGTGTGTAAGAACGAAaatgaaataaagaaagaaagcaTGGGTTGGGGGATAGAGGAAAAAGAAATGAGTGGAAATGAAAGATGATGAGGCTTAATAATTGTATAAGTATGATTTCATAAGTGTTTCAGGTTTAAAGATACTAAAAGACAAACCTGGCTGATTgtgtttttgagttttcctccTTTTGGAAGGTTTGTCCTGGTCGATTTTCAGTCGTTTTTTGTTGGATGGCTTAACAGTAGAAGTGGTTTCATCTCCTGTAggatttggatttggatttggaaTTGTATCCGCAGAAGCGTCAGAGTCAGATGATAAGGTTGTAACAGCAAGAGTAGGAGCCTGTTTGACAAGAATGCATTcagaaacaacaataaagaaagatGGATGCTTGAAATAGGGTTAGCAAAGCAGGAAGTGAGTATGTATGCCTAATCTTAAATGCTAAATTAAAGAGAGGAATTGCAGTGTGCAATCGAATCGACAGCCAAATGTATAAGCTAAGCTACATtcgattcaattcaattcaatcaagtatgtatgtatgtatgtatgtagattgagcagcagcagcattaACAACAAACATGGAaccagaaaaacacaaaaaaaataaaacaaactgCAGAGAGTAAGCAATATGAGCAAATACAGaagattgaattaattaattaattaattaaatagaaatgaagaaaagaaaagagaccTGAAAAGAACGCAACCAATCGGGAGACTCTTCTCTATCACCCATGATGATCAAGATTATAATCAATCAAAACAACCTAGGGTTTCATACTCATACATACACATACTCATACATACATCAATTTGTGTAAACTAACACACAAATCCTATTACGGACTACTCAGTCAGATACATACATCAATGTCGCCCAATTATTCAACTACACTACTGCCGCACTGCCGCTTATTACCACTACTTGGCTACCAAGTACCAACCCAGGATTATTTAGCTTTTCCAACCACTTTTGGTTTTGGCCCACCCCAACCCACATTTCGGCCTGTTCAAAAACGGTTCCATTCAGCCCCATTCACCGATTCGCTTATTTCTCGGTTTCATTTAACCAAACTCTAAAAGCCTAAACCTAAACCGCACCGTTTCTAACGCTTATAATAAACGCTTCAGTTAAAACCGATAATCATTCTAAATAAGTAATTTATTTTCAATTCCCAATTACTTTTccaagtaattttttttttttgtagaaagcCATAAAGGCCTTAAATTATATTACTAGCATCAGAAAGGGCTACAATACCAAACTCATTTGGCAAATCCGACGTCCAAAACCGACTACCATTAAACCATGGCATAGCATGTGCTAACGTATGTGCTAACTTATTGAAATTCCTACTAATATGCTTAAAAACAATCGACTCAAAATTTAAACTAAGCTGTCTAATCTCCTCATAAATCGTAAACAATTCACTTCTACCACTTCTATTCCTATTCAAATCATCAACCACGATCAGACAGTCGCTTTCAATGACAACCTTTCTTGACTGCATCCTGATTGCTTCACGCAGTCCCAACAATATCGCTTCAGCCTCCGCCATATCTACTGCACACCCCGAACCACGTTGCAACACCACAGCCCACTCAACCTCACCCGCCGAATTCCGACTAACCGCTCCCAAACCCACACCAACTCCTTCCACGACCCCTGCATCCGTATTAATTTTAGACACACCACTCCCTGGCGGTTCCCAGCTCCCCAGCCGGCTCCCTTCCACAATACTCGATACCTTATCATCCTGCACCGACTCCATCTCCCATACAATACCCCAAATTCTCCTCATAATTCCATCCACATCCCACCTTTCCTCCTCAAAAATCAACCTATTTCTCCTCTCCCATAACACCCAACAAGTGACAAGGAACAACACCCTCTTCTTCTCCCCCAACTCCCTCAACGTCGCCTCCACCCAATCTCTTACCACGGCAACACCCCGCCACTCCCCCGTACCAACTCCCACCTCCTCCCAAATCTCCTCACCCCAGCCACACCCGCGGATAGCATGGAGACAAGTCTCGCGCTCACTATGGCAGCGAGGGCACGCAACATCTACACTACCCAGACGACGAGCAATGTTCACCTTCGTTGGGATCGCTTCATGGCATAATTGCCACATAAAAACCTTAATCCGCGGGAGAACGGGTACCTTCCAAATCGTCTTCCATAACCACCCTTCATTAGCAAAATCGGACTGCTCGACCTCCGACGCCCCATCCTCAACTAGTAGCCTATATCCCGTTTTCACAGAGTACTCACCATCCCGTGTATGATCCCATACCCAACTATCCACATCACCAATACCACCAAGCCGAATACTTCGAATTCTCTCAGCTTCAAAAGGCAAAAACAACTCCGAAATCTTCGCTTCATCCCACCTATGCTCACCATCGACAAACAATTCTGCAACCCTCATATCGATACTCGCACCAACCCGTGGGGAAATAACACACCTTGACTTCGACCCCGGTACCCATGGGTCCGTCCAGACCCGGACATCAACCCCCGACCCCACACGCCGCCGAACCCCAAGCCCCATAACCTCCTTAGCTCCAAGGATACTCCTCCACGTATAACTCGGATTAAAACCAATTTCAGCATCCATAAACGAACAATTAGGAAAATACTTACTTTTCAACACCCGTCCCATTAAACTTCCATCTTCACAAAGTAATCTCCAAGCCTGTTTAGCTAATAAAGCCCTATTAAACTCCTCAAAATCTCGAAATCCGAGCCCTCCCCTGGCCTTGGACCGACATAAAATATTCCAGGCAACCCACGACATCTTCCGTCTACCATTATCCGAACCCCACCAAAATTTCGACACCATAGATCTTAATTCATCACAAAAATTGGTCGGTAGTCTAAAAACACTCATTGCATAAGTAGGAATAGATTGGGCAACGACCTTTATCGAATTTCCCTACCGCTTCGGCTAAATAGCATACCTCGCCACCCTTGTAACTTATTATTCAGCTTATCACGCACCACCCTTGCAAGAACTTGCTTCGAACTACCTATCACCGTAGGCAAACCCAAATACCTGTCATGCTCAGCAACAACACGCACTCCAAGGACAGCTTCAACAGCCAGCCGTCTGCGCACCTCAGTGCCCCTGCTAAAAGACACAGTTGTCTTCTCCTTACTCACTAATTGACCCGATGCCATCTCATACATATGAAGAATCTTCATTACACACTCCGCTTCCCTCACATTAGCCTTGACAAATATAATACTATCGTCTGCAAAAAACAGATGCGAAACCACCGGTGCCTGGGGAGCAACCCGAATCCCATGGATACTCCCTCTCTCACACTCCCGTCGTAATAAGCTCGAGAGAACCTCAGCACAAAGAATAAACAAGTATGGCGAGATAGGATCACCTTGACGAAGCCCTCGACCTGGAACCACCTCACGCGACGGTACCCCATTAACCAACACTCCATATGTAACAGAACGGACACAGCGCATCACGTTATCAACCCAACAAACATCGAAACCCATGGCTAGGAGAACCTTATGCAAAAACACCCACTCCACACGATCATACGCCTTGGCCATATCAAGTTTTAGAGCTAAATGCCCCCCATTAGACCTTGAGTTCTTCATATAATGAAAAAGCTCAAAAGCAACCAGAATATTATCAGAGATCAAACGCCCAGGAGTAAAAGCACTTTGATTTTCCGACACAAGCATACCAAGAAATAGCTTAAGTCTATTAGCTAAAACTTTAGAAATAAGCTTATATAAAACATTACACAAGCTAATCGGTCGATAGTCCGCAAGTTTATCCGGCGCCTTTTTCTTAGGAATTAAAACAATATGAGTACGATTTATCGAACAAGGAAACTCACCACCATTCAGAACACCCAACACCATTCTTGTAACAGAAGGGCCAACAATATGCCAATAAGTTTGATAGAAGAATGCATTCATCCCATCCGGTCCCGGGGCCTTTAAAGGGTGCATCTGACTTAAGGCCTCGACCACCTCCTCCGCCCTATAAGCTGCCCTAAAATGCTCATTCATCGCAGGTGTCACTCTACCCCGTACCCCATCGAACAAACTTTCAGCCTGCTCCGGCCTAGCCGACTCAAAAAGCTCCGTAAGAAAACCCTCAGCCTCCACCGTGATAGCCTCCCTGCCTACACAAAGAGTACCGTTCTTTCCCACAACTCGATGGATAgtattcttcttctttctctgcCGAGCCTTCCGATGAAAGTACTTAGTGTTCCGATCCCCATCTCTAAGCCAAAGAGCCCTCGACCGCTGTCTCCAAAACACCTCTTCCTGCCGCAGCAAAGTATTAATCTCCCCCATCAATCTTTTCCTCTCTTTAACATTCCCAACAGACCTCTCATTCTCATTTAACCAAGCCAACCTCTTCCTTCTACGGGCCAAATCCCTCAAAATCTTACCAATACTCACTCCCTTCcattttttcaattcaaccgcACATCGAGAAATGGTCTCCAAAACATCCCCGTCATCAACCTCCCACACGCGCCTAATAGTATCTTCACACCCCTCCTCCCCCACCCAAATCTGCTCAAAACGAAACTGCTTCCCCGTCTCCCCCCCACCAACAGGACGCCCATCGAATTTAACCATAATAGGCGCATGATCAGACCACTCCCTACTCAAATGAAGGAGTTTTGCATAGGGAAATTGTTCACTCCAAGCCTCCGTCTTCATAGCTCTATCCAGCCGACACTGTCTATTATCCACCCCACTTTGCCCATTATCCCAAGTAAATCCGTAACCCTCATAAGATAAATCGCACAACCCACAGACATCCACAGCCTCCCTAAAATTATTCATCTGCCATTGTGCCCTCGACCCTCCCAACATCTCGTTAGCAAACAAAATCTCATTAAAATCGCCTATACACAACCACGACGAATGATCCTCCTCAGCTAGAATCCTAAGAAGATCCCAAGATAAGTATCTGTCCTGCACCAACGGCCACCCATAAAACCCAGTCAACCGCCACACCTCAGCACCCTCCCCGATATCAAAATCCATATAATGCGTCGACGCCGACCTAAGACTCACCCTAAACTCCTTCCTCCATAGAAAAGCAAGCCCGCCAGACCTTCCAACACTATCAACTTCCATACTACAATAACCCTCCAGACTAGATGTAATCCTTCTCATCTCGCTACTACTCAGCTTCGTCTCACACAGAAAGACTAAAGCCGGGGCCTCTCTTCGAATAAGATTTCAAGTCCGCCCTCTTGCATCGGGGTTGCCCAGCCCCCTGCAGTTAAGGCTCAAGCAattcattgggcccggcggggttgataagaatcaacctccgcctcagatacAAACATAGTCACATCCCTGTGAATCGCTGCCTTCTTCACCATTCCTTCACAAGATCCCGCCTCTTCCTCCCTTAACCTTTTTTGATTCAAGTTAACAGTACCATTAGTCACCTCTCCATCATCACCTACGGACCCAATAACCACGTCCCTCGGCCGCCTCACCCATTTCTTTCCACCCATCAACACCGA from Silene latifolia isolate original U9 population chromosome 10, ASM4854445v1, whole genome shotgun sequence encodes:
- the LOC141606902 gene encoding uncharacterized protein LOC141606902 yields the protein MDAQNMALMTASSNVIFMSSILGQDGPNPGHKCDWKCENEHVCGNMYRCRLTGLTHICDKNCNQRILYDNHSSFCRVSGQVFPLTPVEEQAVRGVRRKLEPEACPNEGCSFKRRRSSAIHPSPFERSFSAVNPICSPAGDGMDLN
- the LOC141606901 gene encoding uncharacterized protein LOC141606901 codes for the protein MGDREESPDWLRSFQAPTLAVTTLSSDSDASADTIPNPNPNPTGDETTSTVKPSNKKRLKIDQDKPSKRRKTQKHNQPGTKVDDDLKCEESLDKPTGTPAQDHSVWALSSDSESDTDTAIGEEGIHDEDVAASKITEKEKPPKKQLKLDQVKPKRKKKISSPVKVEELMKEEEQKVNEASTSKVVKKRKSPLKRLEVQDVESADNNQAKEPFKMEDNEVLGEVGDVDAVEEGLPEKHIESRVSSSTLALLLPEKVSRCKVLVECEGESIDLSGDMGAVGRVIIPDTSSGEPEMFLDLKGTIYRTTIVPSRTFCVVSVGQSEAKIEAIMNDFVQLKAQSNVYDAETMVEGTLEGFSFDSEDETDKVPKDVKADQNEGAEEQTGKKPKGKQEKKAGGTQKKGKTGGGKQLPKKRKPQATKKSKAKK